From Zerene cesonia ecotype Mississippi chromosome 13, Zerene_cesonia_1.1, whole genome shotgun sequence, the proteins below share one genomic window:
- the LOC119831176 gene encoding endocuticle structural glycoprotein ABD-4-like yields the protein MKSVVFFALFVGVAIAAPQAPTEPIPILRQDSQINGDGSYQYSFETGNGISADQKGDLKKVGDVEALEVQGQFQYPGENGNIQLTYTADENGYQPQGDHLPTAPPVPEAIQRALEYLATAPPQKESS from the exons ATGAAGTCTGTT GTATTTTTCGCCTTGTTTGTCGGTGTCGCGATCGCCGCTCCTCAGGCCCCTACCGAACCTATTCCAATTTTGCGCCAAGATAGCCAGATAAATGGTGATGGATCTTATCAGTATTCCTTCGAAACCGGCAATGGAATCAGCGCTGATCAAAAAGGTGATTTGAAGAAGGTTGGCGATGTCGAAGCTTTGGAAGTGCAAGGTCAATTCCAGTATCCTGGTGAAAATGGAAACATTCAGTTGACGTACACCGCTGATGAGAACGGTTACCAGCCCCAGGGTGACCATCTCCCCACAGCTCCCCCAGTACCTGAAGCTATCCAGAGGGCTCTCGAATACCTCGCCACTGCCCCCCCTCAAAAAGAAagctcataa